In Nicotiana tabacum cultivar K326 chromosome 17, ASM71507v2, whole genome shotgun sequence, one DNA window encodes the following:
- the LOC107813002 gene encoding cinnamoyl-CoA reductase-like SNL6 isoform X1 produces the protein MGIVCPDESKRIEIEEFRRMLLSYAAVHRTKAAAAAAAADDDEFRNPQQLPTAVQQNRELEEKKVCVTSGVSFLGIAIVNQLLLRGYSVRVIVEKQEDLEKLREMEITGEMRQSKSSTVEAVMANLNDVQSLSEAFNGCRGVFHTAAFVDPAGLSGYSKSMAEVEVMVSKNMTQACAVTPSVKYCMLTSSLLACVWKDLNSSTTIDNDSWSDESICINKKLWYALGKLKAERVAWNVAKESGFKLATICPGLVTGPDFLSRNPTSTIAYLKGAQEMFRNGLLATVDVNRLAISHVLVFEEMKNTASGRYISFERVIRSEEDFEKLARETGTEIRTSTNSIIGASNTHRIGIKLSNAKLCRLMSATFRCNS, from the exons ATGGGAATTGTATGCCCCGATGAAAGCAAGAGGATAGAGATCGAGGAATTTCGCCGGATGTTGCTATCTTACGCAGCGGTGCACCGGACAAaagccgccgccgccgccgccgccgccgacGACGACGAATTCCGCAATCCACAGCAGTTGCCCACTGCAGTTCAACAGAACCGTGAGCTTGAAGAGAAGAAGGTATGCGTCACCAGTGGCGTAtccttcctcggtattgctatCGTAAACCAACTCTTACTCCGTGGATACTCTGTACGAGTCATTGTCGAAAAACAAG AGGATCTGGAAAAGCTAAGAGAGATGGAAATTACTGGAGAAATGAGACAGTCCAAGAGCAGCACAGTAGAGGCAGTAATGGCAAATCTAAATGATGTGCAAAGCCTATCAGAAGCATTCAACGGTTGTCGTGGCGTCTTCCACACTGCTGCCTTTGTGGACCCTGCTGGCCTATCTGGATATTCA AAATCAATGGCTGAAGTAGAAGTGATGGTAAGCAAGAATATGACTCAGGCATGTGCTGTAACACCCTCAGTCAAATATTGCATGCTCACATCCTCACTTTTAGCCTGTGTATGGAAAGATCTTAATTCATCAACAACAATTGATAATGATAGCTGGAGTGATGAGTCTATCTGCATAAACAAGAAG TTATGGTATGCGTTGGGTAAGCTGAAGGCAGAAAGAGTAGCGTGGAACGTAGCTAAGGAGAGTGGATTCAAGTTGGCTACTATTTGTCCTGGTCTAGTAACTGGTCCTGATTTCCTCAGCAGGAATCCAACCTCTACCATTGCCTATCTTAAAG GAGCCCAAGAAATGTTCAGAAATGGACTCTTGGCGACAGTGGATGTTAATAGATTAGCAATATCACACGTCTTGGTATTTGAGGAGATGAAAAACACAGCTTCTGGCAGATATATTAGCTTTGAACGAGTAATTAGAAGTGAAGAAGATTTTGAAAAATTGGCAAGAGAAACAGGAACAGAAATTAGAACGAGTACAAACTCCATAATTGGTGCATCCAATACTCATAGGATTGGTATTAAATTATCAAATGCAAAGCTTTGCCGTTTAATGTCTGCAACATTTAGATGTAATAGTTAG
- the LOC107813002 gene encoding cinnamoyl-CoA reductase-like SNL6 isoform X2, which produces MGIVCPDESKRIEIEEFRRMLLSYAAVHRTKAAAAAAAADDDEFRNPQQLPTAVQQNRELEEKKVCVTSGVSFLGIAIVNQLLLRGYSVRVIVEKQEDLEKLREMEITGEMRQSKSSTVEAVMANLNDVQSLSEAFNGCRGVFHTAAFVDPAGLSGYSLWYALGKLKAERVAWNVAKESGFKLATICPGLVTGPDFLSRNPTSTIAYLKGAQEMFRNGLLATVDVNRLAISHVLVFEEMKNTASGRYISFERVIRSEEDFEKLARETGTEIRTSTNSIIGASNTHRIGIKLSNAKLCRLMSATFRCNS; this is translated from the exons ATGGGAATTGTATGCCCCGATGAAAGCAAGAGGATAGAGATCGAGGAATTTCGCCGGATGTTGCTATCTTACGCAGCGGTGCACCGGACAAaagccgccgccgccgccgccgccgccgacGACGACGAATTCCGCAATCCACAGCAGTTGCCCACTGCAGTTCAACAGAACCGTGAGCTTGAAGAGAAGAAGGTATGCGTCACCAGTGGCGTAtccttcctcggtattgctatCGTAAACCAACTCTTACTCCGTGGATACTCTGTACGAGTCATTGTCGAAAAACAAG AGGATCTGGAAAAGCTAAGAGAGATGGAAATTACTGGAGAAATGAGACAGTCCAAGAGCAGCACAGTAGAGGCAGTAATGGCAAATCTAAATGATGTGCAAAGCCTATCAGAAGCATTCAACGGTTGTCGTGGCGTCTTCCACACTGCTGCCTTTGTGGACCCTGCTGGCCTATCTGGATATTCA TTATGGTATGCGTTGGGTAAGCTGAAGGCAGAAAGAGTAGCGTGGAACGTAGCTAAGGAGAGTGGATTCAAGTTGGCTACTATTTGTCCTGGTCTAGTAACTGGTCCTGATTTCCTCAGCAGGAATCCAACCTCTACCATTGCCTATCTTAAAG GAGCCCAAGAAATGTTCAGAAATGGACTCTTGGCGACAGTGGATGTTAATAGATTAGCAATATCACACGTCTTGGTATTTGAGGAGATGAAAAACACAGCTTCTGGCAGATATATTAGCTTTGAACGAGTAATTAGAAGTGAAGAAGATTTTGAAAAATTGGCAAGAGAAACAGGAACAGAAATTAGAACGAGTACAAACTCCATAATTGGTGCATCCAATACTCATAGGATTGGTATTAAATTATCAAATGCAAAGCTTTGCCGTTTAATGTCTGCAACATTTAGATGTAATAGTTAG